CCGTTCATGGTCAAAATGGCGAGGTCGCGCATTTTTTGGTAGAGCGTATCGGGCAGCGTCATGGCCGGGGCCACGGTGATGCTGTCGCCGGTGTGGATTCCCATCGGGTCAAAGTTCTCAATGGAACAAACGATGATGAGGTTTCCGTTGCCGTCGCGGAGCAATTCCAGCTCGTATTCTTTCCAGCCCATCACGCTTTGTTCCACCAACACCTCGTGGACCGGCGAGGCGATGAGGCCGTGCTGAAGGGCTTTGTCAAACTCTTCGGCCGAATTGACAAAGCCGCCGCCCGTTCCGCCCAATGTATACGACGGGCGAATGACGAGTGGGAAGCCGATCTCCTGGGCAATTTCTTTCCCTTCCAAAAATGATTTAGCCGTGCGACCTTTGCACACGCCCGCGCCCAATTCCAGCATTTTGAGGCGGAATTTTTCGCGGTCTTCGGTGGTTTCGATGGCTTTGATGTCCACCCCGATGATCTGTACGCCGTATTTTTTCCAAATACCGGCTTTGTCGCAGTCGATGGCTAAATTTAACGCCGTCTGACCACCCATGGTTGGCAAAACGGCGTCGACTTTATGTTTTTCTAAAATTTCAACAATGTACTTTTTTTCCAGCGGTTTGAGGTAAACATGATCGGCGTTGATGGGGTCAGTCATGATGGTCGCCGGATTGGAATTTATCAGAATGACCTCAATTCCTTCTTCTCTCAGTGATCGGGCGGCTTGGGAGCCGGAGTAATCAAATTCACATGCTTGACCGATGATGATGGGACCGGAACCAATAATGAGGACAGAGTTGATGTTTGGATTTTTTGGCATTTTTTTGAGGAAAAGTTATCAATTATCTGTTATCCGCCGTTCGTTGTGCTTTTTGGTAATGGCTACAATGGCTAACTTAACCAAATGAAGAGCGTCTGACTTTTAACTTCTGCAGCAGGGTAGCTGCAAAAATTGCACAAAATTAGGGGATGAAATGTTTTTTAAGCATTAAAATGCGAAAATAAATCAATCAGGAAAGTGTAAAATATGAAATATCTCTGATTAGTAGGTAGTTGTATATTTAATGATGTTGAAAAACCTGTGCTGAATAGGTGCATTTTTTGATGTCAAACTAAATTATCACCTTTGTTTCCATGAACCCTTTATCATTTCTTTTGGGCGAGTGGCAACACCGCCGCCTCCTCTCCGACGGGCAGCGCAGTGCTCTGGAGACCCATGAACGTACCCGTCCCGTTTCGGTCTATCTCCTGCTGAGGAGTTTGCTCTATGCCGGCGTTTTGCTGTTTACGTCCGGGGTAGGGATGCTCATTTACAAAAATATCGACACCATCGGCCACACCGTGCTGATCGGGCTTCTGGCGGTACTGACGTTGGGAGGTTTCTTTTACGTCATCCGAACCGGTGGGTCGTTTTCGCGGGGAATCGTTGAAAACGAATCCAAGTTCGGTGACTTTGCCCTGCTCATTGCCTGTACGCTGTTTTTGATCCTGGAAGGCTACGTGCAGTGGCGCTATAACGTGTTTGGTACACGCTACGGTTTGGCGACCGTTTTACCCGCCGTGCTTTTCCTCTTTTGTGCCTATCGCTTTGACCATCGGGGCGTTCTTTCCATGGGTCTGACGGCCCTGGCGTCGTGGGTGGGAATCACCGTGGCACCGTTGGATGTGCTGAGCAGCAATGATTTTAACAATATGCAACTCATCGTGACGGGCGTGCTGTTGGGGGCTTTTTACATCGGTGTGGGGTTGACCTCAGAAAGAATCAATTTCAAAAAACACTTTGCGTTCACGTATTTATCCCTCGGAGGAAATGTCTTTTTCATCGCCTCGTCGGCGGGATTATTCCGCTCCGAAAGTGGGTCGCTCGGCTTTGTTCTGCCTATTGCGGCGGGATGTTGGCTGTTTATCAATCATGCCCGGCGCACGCAATCCTTTTTATTTTTGCTGATGGCCGTCGTGTATGGCTACATCGGGTTTACATATGTGCTGTTTCAGGTCATGAACGAGGAGTTATGGGCCTTTTTCGGCCTGATGTACGTGGTCGCAAGTACGGGAGGCGTGATCTGGTTTTTTCTGAATTATAAGAAGATATTGAGAGGGAGGAGCGAAGACGGGGCCGCCCCTGCGGCGAGGAGTCAGGAGTGAATCATAAGATAACGGTTTATCATAAAAATCATCCCGAAGGCTTTCGGGATCAGTGTTCAATAGAGAGATATGAAAGCTTATAACGAAACGCTTGTGCGTAACCGATACGCTCAAAAAATGGCTGAAAAATGGCATTCGGAAGGAATGCTGACCGACGGGCAGCTGGCAGAAGCTCAATTGATCCACGCGGCCGTGCCTTATGATCCAAACCTGTTTATCAAGATCGGTCTGTTTGTGTTTGCACTGGCCTGTTTCTTTTTTGGCGGGTCTTTTGTCATTTTGCTGGTGGGCGAAGGCAACGGGCTTTCCATCTCCATTACCTCTTTTTTGTACGCCATTGGAGTTGCTTTTTTGTTGGTGCACATTATCCAAACAAAACAACTGCATTTTTCGGGTATCGACAATGCCCTCATTTACGGGGTTATCGGGGCAACGATGCCGCTTATTTTTCAGCTTTATGAATCCCTCAACATCAGTGAGCTGTGGATAGGGGTGGCGTTGTGTCTGCCCGTATTGGTTCTGGTGGTGTACAGTTTCGGCGAGCCGTTGGTGGCGTTGGGAACGTTTCTGTGCATTTTGTTTATTGTGGCTTCCGTTCTGATGAAAAACCCCATCGGCAAAGCCCTGCTGCCCTTTGCGCTGATGGCTGTCGCGGCGGTCTTTTTTATGATTACCCGGAAATTGGGCCAAAAACAAACGGCCTTTTATTGGAAAGAAGCGATAGCGTGGGTCAATACGGCGGCGTTGGCGGTGTTTTATGCGACGGGCAATTATTTTGTGGTTCGTGAAGTGAATGCCGAACTGAACAAGCTTAGGGCACCCTCGCCCGAAATCGCGTTTGCGGGTCTGTTTTGGGGCTTTACGTTTCTGATTCCTGTTCTGTATTTGTACGGAGGCTTTCGTTGGCGCAATCGGACATTGCTGTTGTTGGGGCTATTAGGACTTGTGGCTTCGGTGCTGACCTATCGTCAATACCACGCAGTACTGCCCTTAGAGTGGGGCCTGTTGTTGGGCGGGGCTTTGGTGACGGTTTGCGCGTTTGTATTAATTCGCGGGCTCAAAACCCCGAAATACGGCTTTAGCTACGCTCCCGAGCCGGACGGTGACGAGCGCAGGGCGCTTGAAATGGCAGTGGTGTCGCAAATGACGAAAAATATGCATTCCACCGATAACGGGGTGGAATTCGGCGGCGGTGATTTCGCCGGCGGGGGCGCGGGGGAGAAGTATTGAGTTCAGTCGTCGCTCGCGGGACGCGAGCGACTGCACGTATTACTTATGCCGTGATATTGACCCAAAAGATACTTCTTTTGCCCTTACCATTGAATTGAACGCCGTCTTTTGGACGCGGGATGAGGTGCTGAGGCGTGGTTTGACTGCAAAAGGTTTTCAGCGTTTTTTTGAGGAAAAAGAGTTAGTATAGCTTCTTCCACTACGGGGCGCTCCGGCCTTTTTTATCAGGCCGGAGGCCTCTTAATAGTCATCACTCGCGGGACGCGAGCGATTGCTTAAACCTTTTTTCTTTTGGGTATTTTTAATGCCGGGAGTACTTATTACTCCAACGTATTTTCCCTCGTAATTCATTCATGAAAAAGACGTTCTGCCTGAGCCTGTTGTGTTTTTTTGCAATCTTATCGGCTGCTTTTGCCCAAAAAAAATCCCCCTCCGATGCACAGTGGCCGGCCGAGATGCCGTGGTGGAAGAAAAATAACCTGCGGGTCATCCAAACCAATCTGCCCGCCTACGAAGCCGCAACGCTCCACCCCGATTCGCTGCTGAAAGACCTGGAGGCCTGCTCGGCCAATACGCTCCTCATCAATGCGGGCGGTATCATGGCCTTTTATCCGACTAAACTGGATTTTCAGTATACCAATCCCTACATGAAGGGAAATATGCTGGGCGACGTCATTCAGCGGTGTCATCAAAAAGGCATTAAGGTCATGGTACGGTTTGATTTCAGTCGGGTGCAGGAGCAGATATTCAAGGCACATCCCGACTGGTGCTATATCTCGCCTAAGGGTGAGCGCATCATCAATACCGACATGTACGTGGTGTCTATCAACGCGCCGTATGTACAGGAACGTGCATTTAAGATCATTGAGGAAGTGATTGATAATTATGCCATTGACGGAATTTTTCTCAACATGCCGGGCTATCAGGTCAATAACCCCTACGAAGGAAAATACCACGGCATTGACCAAAATGAGTACGACAAAAAGCGCTTTGCCGAATACAGTAACGGCCTATCCCTGCCCACGGAAGAGAACAAAGCCGACCCCATTTTTCAGAAGTATTTGGCCTTTAAAAAGTTTACGGTAGAAGATTGGTCACGGCGCCTGCATGAGTTGGTCAAATCGAAAAGCAGTCAGATCGCCATTTGTACCTACATGGACAAATACGTGGACATCATCCGTCACGAATCCCAAACCAACAGCCTGCCGTATTGGCCCTATTCGGCCTCCGACAACGTGGGCAATGCCGCCAATTCCTTTCCCGACCACATTATCAGCAACAGCAGTATTCAGCAGATCTCGTTTCAGTCGCGCTACAATGCCGTGGAGCCGGAAGAGGTGTCCATTCGGTTGTACGAAAACATCGCCAACGGCTCGGGATTGGACATCAGCATGATGGGCGATATGCGCGGCTATGAAGACGAGCGCAATTATGATGTCATCCAAAAGATTTACGCGCATCATAAAAAGTACGAGCCTTATTTCGGAAGATATACGTCGGTGGCCAACATTGCGGTGGTGGCTCCGGGCGAGTGGCCGAGCGGTGCCCCCATGCAGGAGTATCGCGGCATTCAGCTGATGCTAAAAGAAGCCCACATCCCCTTTGATATTGTGGAAGACGCGCAAATTGAACATTTGGCCGAGAAGCTGAAGAACTACCGCCTCGTGATCCTGCCCGATATCACCTATTTGAGCCCTGCTTCGGTGCAGGTATTGAAGGAAGCTTCAGCGCAGGGTGTGCATTTGATTGCGACCAATCAGACGATGTTTGACAATCCGGATGCCCTTTACCAACTGTTTGGTGCCAAGATCATCAACAAAGACCACGAAGGCAGCGGCTTTTATTTGACACCCGACAAAAATGCCGTTTTTAAGCGGTTTGCAAAGCAAAAGATGCTTTTCTGGAAGTTTAACCTGGGCCTGTACGACCTATCCGGAACGGACAAACAATGGCTGCCGATATTGAGTAAAGGCCGTCCCGGGCCGCCCGAGATCATCGGCGGACACGAACCCACGGGCTATTTTGCGATGGGCCTGAAGCAGCATCCGCGCAGCAAAGCGGTGATCTTGCCCGTCAATTTGGGACGGTTGTATTATCTGCACGGCTACGAAGAGCACAAGAATATTCTGCTGGATGTCATTGACGCCGTCTATCCCGAGGCAACCCAGCTCCTTCAAACCAATGCTCACGAGCGGGTGGAGGTGATTTTGAAGGAATACGTTAAAAATATTCCCGAAAATATCGGCAGAAAAACCACCGATGGCCTGATGCTGCACCTGGTCAATATCACGGGTTTCAGCGGCAATACGTATTTTGCACCGCTGCCGTTGTCCGGGCTTTCCTTTAAAATTCAAACCCCTTTTAAGCCTTCCAAGGTATTTTCAATGGTCAATAAACAGCCGATTTTGTATGCTTGGAAAAACGGGTATCTGGAGTTTAAGGTAGATAAATTGATTGATTTTGAGGGTGTTGTAATAGATAAATAAAATGTTTTACACAGAGTTTCGCAGAGTTGGGCACAGAGTTTCACAGAGTGCGCTATTCTCTAAGTCAATTCATTTCAAAAAATAAACGAAATTTGGTTTGAAACGGAATCTCCTGAAACTCCGGCCTTTAGGCCGGGGCAATACGAATGACTTAGTTTTCATGGCTTTAGCCTTGACATTTCCGCATCAAGGCATCAAAAAGTAAGGGCTAAGGC
Above is a window of Runella slithyformis DSM 19594 DNA encoding:
- a CDS encoding alpha-amylase family protein, producing MKKTFCLSLLCFFAILSAAFAQKKSPSDAQWPAEMPWWKKNNLRVIQTNLPAYEAATLHPDSLLKDLEACSANTLLINAGGIMAFYPTKLDFQYTNPYMKGNMLGDVIQRCHQKGIKVMVRFDFSRVQEQIFKAHPDWCYISPKGERIINTDMYVVSINAPYVQERAFKIIEEVIDNYAIDGIFLNMPGYQVNNPYEGKYHGIDQNEYDKKRFAEYSNGLSLPTEENKADPIFQKYLAFKKFTVEDWSRRLHELVKSKSSQIAICTYMDKYVDIIRHESQTNSLPYWPYSASDNVGNAANSFPDHIISNSSIQQISFQSRYNAVEPEEVSIRLYENIANGSGLDISMMGDMRGYEDERNYDVIQKIYAHHKKYEPYFGRYTSVANIAVVAPGEWPSGAPMQEYRGIQLMLKEAHIPFDIVEDAQIEHLAEKLKNYRLVILPDITYLSPASVQVLKEASAQGVHLIATNQTMFDNPDALYQLFGAKIINKDHEGSGFYLTPDKNAVFKRFAKQKMLFWKFNLGLYDLSGTDKQWLPILSKGRPGPPEIIGGHEPTGYFAMGLKQHPRSKAVILPVNLGRLYYLHGYEEHKNILLDVIDAVYPEATQLLQTNAHERVEVILKEYVKNIPENIGRKTTDGLMLHLVNITGFSGNTYFAPLPLSGLSFKIQTPFKPSKVFSMVNKQPILYAWKNGYLEFKVDKLIDFEGVVIDK
- a CDS encoding DUF2157 domain-containing protein, with product MNPLSFLLGEWQHRRLLSDGQRSALETHERTRPVSVYLLLRSLLYAGVLLFTSGVGMLIYKNIDTIGHTVLIGLLAVLTLGGFFYVIRTGGSFSRGIVENESKFGDFALLIACTLFLILEGYVQWRYNVFGTRYGLATVLPAVLFLFCAYRFDHRGVLSMGLTALASWVGITVAPLDVLSSNDFNNMQLIVTGVLLGAFYIGVGLTSERINFKKHFAFTYLSLGGNVFFIASSAGLFRSESGSLGFVLPIAAGCWLFINHARRTQSFLFLLMAVVYGYIGFTYVLFQVMNEELWAFFGLMYVVASTGGVIWFFLNYKKILRGRSEDGAAPAARSQE